Proteins encoded in a region of the Cohaesibacter intestini genome:
- the prmC gene encoding peptide chain release factor N(5)-glutamine methyltransferase, with translation MRLDQMIAAIAARFAGVGIDSARLDARLLACHALGLTETDMILQFDRTLCEDEAEAIEALAARRLKREPVAHILGQREFWGLPFHVSSDVLVPRPDSETLVSAVLEAVPDRTAPLRIVDIGTGSGCLLLALLSELPNAQGLGVDISEAALTIAQHNAEDLGLADRASFVQGDYANAIGPEVDILISNPPYLADKEMADLEPDVANYDPRHALVSGASGLEAYEAIFSTVGAWDKRPDVMAFEFGYRQAKDILLLSQQYKLCGDTDMKCEVRQDLAGHDRVLLVSAKPAIPA, from the coding sequence ATGCGACTCGATCAGATGATTGCGGCGATCGCGGCGCGTTTTGCTGGTGTGGGTATCGATAGCGCGCGGCTCGACGCGCGGCTTCTGGCCTGTCATGCCTTGGGCCTGACCGAAACCGACATGATCTTGCAGTTTGATCGCACCCTCTGTGAAGATGAGGCTGAAGCCATCGAGGCTTTGGCGGCGCGGCGCCTTAAGCGAGAACCGGTTGCGCATATTCTGGGGCAGCGGGAATTTTGGGGACTGCCTTTTCACGTCTCCTCTGATGTCCTTGTGCCGCGTCCGGATAGTGAAACGCTGGTTTCTGCTGTGTTGGAGGCTGTGCCTGATCGCACGGCACCGCTCCGGATTGTTGACATCGGCACCGGGTCTGGCTGTTTGTTGCTGGCGCTTCTCTCCGAATTGCCCAATGCACAGGGTTTGGGCGTCGATATCAGTGAGGCGGCGCTCACCATTGCCCAGCACAATGCCGAGGATTTGGGGCTGGCTGATCGGGCGTCTTTCGTTCAGGGGGATTATGCCAATGCCATTGGTCCTGAGGTTGATATTCTGATTTCCAACCCGCCTTATCTGGCGGACAAGGAGATGGCGGATCTGGAACCGGATGTGGCGAACTATGATCCGCGCCATGCATTGGTTTCTGGTGCAAGCGGTCTGGAAGCGTATGAGGCGATCTTTTCGACGGTTGGGGCGTGGGACAAAAGACCGGATGTGATGGCCTTTGAGTTTGGATATCGGCAAGCCAAAGATATATTGCTGCTTTCGCAACAATATAAACTCTGTGGGGACACGGACATGAAATGTGAGGTCCGT